Part of the Lucilia cuprina isolate Lc7/37 chromosome 5, ASM2204524v1, whole genome shotgun sequence genome is shown below.
gccacaatttcatatacctaccatacaagttttagaaaaagaaaacagatttagcacaaatattgattttgtatACTTAAATATTACTGCAGAACTTTTACATAAAAGATCCccacccgaaaatcacttaaacgcatataactcATTGCTAAGTTAAAATATCCGCACAAGAATTGGCAGAAACATTgcctttaaatatataaatataattgcagaatatatttatatattttctcccATATAAGGGACCTCTCaccacttaaacgcacataactcattaccaaatataaATATCCATACattaagcaaaaatattgctcttatatacataaattacactataaaattggtttacgatcggtccatatttggtcatagctcttatactaggtcccctccagaaaatcactacGATTCACAATAtccattaccaaataatgatatagatgcagaattttgaaattttgtcttcaTATACATAAtaggacatagctcccataaaaagTCCTATTGCGAAAATCTCATAatcgcacattactcattaccaaacaaattttggcacaaatattagttttttatgcaaaaattctatttcaagatattttcaagatcggttcataacatgggtgcggtctgtcccatacaaggttcctttcagaaaaaactctttaaccgtatttaactcgttgcattatcaatttgtgtagaacaaaattatgtatgtatatgtattttgaaaatccttaaatcattcacacacatgcatacatgcaatttactaaatatcgctaagcgctttaaaaatatgaacaaatagcgtttgtaatgttcaataaaactTGGAATTGTgatagatttaaatcttggaatttttcaatttaagacatgagaaatTTCTACAAAAGTAAAAgatgctggtggagggtatttaaaattcggctcagctaacttgttttttaatattttattttgaatttttgtgctaggaatatataattttaaatagtcatttaaaacactttatatgttcaattgtgacaatagactgatatattttgtaaatgcaTGTATTCTTTTATTCCTTTAatgttgtgtgtaatcgattaataatttgattgttttaatccttcttaattgatttttaaaaaattctctaccaaacagtttaatccatttgattaataaattaacaaaaaataattttatatttattaaatatttaatttatacaactaatgaattaatcaatgttaaatcttgtctcaattattgacatttattgttctgattaattcattatctagaaaaaatatatattttttacaaatttggtaaatgaagttatcattttggttattggtgcaaaacttgcttgatacaattattttgataattgaaaattattttctgttttttctttgtgaataagatttttgtacttataagtatatatacatatatacagtaATATATCACAAGAAAGCAATCATATATAGATCTTAAGTTGTAATTGATTCGTTgggtattaaaattaaagtattcATAGGTGGGATACATAGAACCCgcaaaacatatatgtatgttattaatactattaatttactaaatatgagaataataaaaaaacatttttttaaaagcgATTAAAAATCCTGATCTCAGCAcagtatgaaaaaaatatttttttcgaaatcggTAACAAAAATTCCACAAttccgaaaaaaattaaatttttgtcggAGTATTTTCTGTTTGTAAAATGACTTTTAgtgtattatttataaacaccaaaataatcaaaaatttctgaaatagaCCAAGCAGAACctcaaactatttttttaaaccgtTTTTCTGTATACAAATAGTACAAAGtagtattacatttttttaacgaaGTTAAAAGTTccccaaaatttctaaattcattACGATTTACATTTAATTGAGGTCAAAGTTCgaatttcttaagattttttcaACAAGCTTTAAATTTAGTATATTTTCTAAACTACTAATATGATTTTAGTCGATTTACACCTACGTCTTTcagtattttatgtaaaatattaaatattatgtaaaatattaaagttttacgGACAATGATATCCAAAAACTTCTTCTGTCCAggatatatcaaaaaaaatcaatattgatATTGGGTTTGTACTTATGTTCGTGCTCTATACTCATCTTAAATTTTACTAATCAGCTCAGAATAATTTCTGGAGCGATTTATCTttatccgtccgtccatgtaaaccttttaatcaaactaaatCTCGCAATTCGGTCGAACTcttgtttatttgtttcattCGACCCATAAACCAAGCACATTGTAAGTTGTTAAAAATAGGTTCATTATTTTCCCCAAAAAGGATTTGACACCATAATTATGTtgaatgttttagtttttctacaaaaatcattaaaacattgctttttataccctccaccaccatcagtggtgatagagggtatatataactttgtcattccgtgtgtaacaccaagaaatattcatctgagacccaacaaagtatatatattcttggtccttatgaaattctgagtcgatttagctatgtcttggtacaagtattgctctcaaataaagaaatattactatgaaattttttccgaacggtccataattggtcatagctcccatacaaggtcccctcccgaaatcacttaaacgcccataactcattactaaattaagatatcgatcgatatcggtcatacaaggtttccttccataactcataaccaaatattgatatccatacatttagcaaaaatattcttttttatacataaattctctataaaattatgtataaaaatcgatccatatttggtcatagctctcatagtaggtccagaaaatcacttagattcccaatattaattaccaaataatgatatagatacagaattttgaattttgtctttatttacATAATTGGATATTGCTCCCAtaaaaagtccttttacgaaaatctcttaaacgcacattactcattgCCAAATAAAgatattgttacaaaatttggcacaaatatttgttttgtatacaaaaaaacaatttcaagattttttcatgatcggttcataacacGGGTTTGGTCGGTCCCGTACAtgttccctttagaaaatctttaaacacacattatttattactaaattactacataattaattgttcatatctcccatactaggcCCAGCCCTAAAAAcacttgaacaaaattttgtgtagaacaaaattatatacttatacatttgtattttgaaaatccttaaatcttcacacacatgcatacatgtaaattactaaatatcgctaagcgctataaaaatataaagaaaaaattcgtttataagGTTCAAagaatcttggaattgtaatagatttaacttttggaattttttatatatacttaaCCCTTAATAGCCTGGTGGTTCCGATAGGAACCAACCaactaaaattaagtttttgttaagttaattttttgtaagCTTCAATCTGTGGCTTTCAAACTGTTCTTAATTTTAAGCGCCGCTAATTTCATCGATCGGCATTGGAATATAATATTGTTTGACAAGTGTATGTTCAAAAGAGTGAGCTAACCTAAAAAAATTGCTCTTTTGCAATTTTGCAAGTTTTTGAAGAAGAGTTTTAGTAataaatagacaaaattttaactataaaaatatttttgtaatcgtTGTGATATATAATAGTTATTGTAAGTATTTGAagtgattttacttttttaattctttagatTTTTAGAAATATCTGGTTGGTTCTTTAAGGGACCACCAGGCACCCAGagttcaaaattaattatatatgaaaatgtatGGCAAACaaatttgtgtgtgttttttagttaatttgctTATTCAATAAGCAGCGTAGAATTCGTGACTTCCGTACACAAGAAGAACTTACTGAATATGTAAATTCAATTGCTTGGTCAGAAAgcgaatattataaaatttcggGGTAATGATGCTTTATCACCGGAAATATTGGCGTTGAAATCTCCACTtgacttttttcgttttttatttcggacgatattatttcaaatattgtaGAACAGAGCAACTTATACGCTGTGCAAAAAGACATCGCAAAGCCCCTGAATACCACCCCAGATGAAATTAAAAGATTCATGGGAGTTAATTATTATATGTCGGTATTCAAATATCCAAGCGTACGATCTTATTGGAGTGATTATGGTTTTAAACCAATTATGGATTGTATGACTCGAAATCGTCATGAAAAAATTAGACAATTTTTACATCTCAATAACAACGAAACATTGCCCCGTAGCCAACATTTTCAAGACGCAGCTGATCAACAGCCATCGACGTCATCGGGAGTTGCCCGTAGAAGCTATGGATTCGGCCTACGATAGGCTGTATAAAATACGGCCTGTTATAACAGCCTTGAatagaaactttaaaaaagttccAATGAGAGCACGTTTGTGTGTTGACGAACAAATTTGTGCCACCAAAATCAAACAcatatatctaaaacaatatatgcATGATAAACCACATCCATGGGGCGACAAGTTGTTTCTTCTGTGTGATGACTCtgggttttgttatagttttgaAATATATTCTGGTGATGATGACCACCGTGAAGAAAATGAGCCGAATTTGGGTGCATCTGCAAATGTTGTGGTAAGATTGGCTCGTTCGGTTCCTCGATTTGTCAACCACGTCATATTTTTCGACAATTATTATACATCTGTTCCTTTAATGGTTTATTTGCGAACACAAGGGATATACTCAATTGGTACAGTTCGCCGTCCACGTCTTCCATTGTGCAAATTGTCACAAAAATTTGCTAATCGCAGTGATTCCGAAGGATATGTTGGAACATTTCATGGAATCGATGTCACAACAGTGGCATGGAATGATAACAAAGTTGTCACCATGGCATCAACAATGGCCGGAGTAAAGCCATATATTTCAACTGATAGTCAGACGCCCAAGGATACACCAACCATAGAACgatacaacaaaaagaaaaaggaaatgGAAAGTATTCAATGTCCAAATATCGTCCATGAGTACAATAAATATATGGGTGGTGTTGACCTTTTGGACTCGTCTCTCGGTCGTAGTCACATCCGTATAAAATCCCGCAAATGGACAAGCCGTTTGATTTATCATATGTGTGATATTGCCATCATCAACGCATGGATTTTATACAAGAGGCATCATGTAGAGACTAATAATGTGGAACCACAGAAGGTATTACATGAATTTGTGTCAGAAGTTGCACATTGTTTGACGAAATCTGGTACTGAAATACGAATGGGAAAAGGTCGGCGAAGTAACCTTGAATCTGAAATTATTGTAAAGCGTCCACGTCCAATGTGTGCTGCATTACCACCTCGTGATATTCGCTTAGATAATATAGGACATTTTCCAGAATTTATAAAAGAAGGCAAACCACGGTGCAAAAATCCAAAATGTACATCTCTTACAAAGGTTCGATGTCAAAAATGTggcataaatttatgtttttcggCCGAAAACAACTGTTTTTACGAGTTTCATCAAAACTAACAATCATTTATAAgttattaaaagttgtttttaatctTCCTTTATATTTCccttaaataaaatgaacatgTTTATTTTTGCCTTACAAATACTATTTACTACTAGTTGTAATTTGTGATGTCCGGGAGCCTGGTGGTTCCTCAAAGAACCAACCAGGTATTTTTAACATAACTCAGGTAATTCATATTTAAGAACAAAGTTGTAGAACAAAAGTTGCTTAGAAATGCCAgttttataacattaatttttttcagctcaaaaaaaaaaatcagaatatTAAGGGTTAAgatatgagaaaacttatttctacaaatatttgatcaagtagaaaagtaataacataaaagtagctggtgcaaggtatttaagattcggcacagccgaattttGCACTTTAACTTGTTATAAGTCTAAATTATGCTGTTATTTTTGTAAGGACCTCATTTGTCAacccattttaaaaatatttcggaataaagGAATAATATTAGATACTTggttattaaaaatggttatatggtcggccatgatAGACCATAcgttcttacttgttttttttttttttttttatgtattttgttggaTATTTAAGTTTCAACGAAgccaaatttataactttttatcagtctatttctttttattagcaATGTGTGGTAGTTTTAGACAAGTTATGAACAAAgttgttgaaaatatattttatttatcaatgtTTGTTTATTCTTATAAACTTGTTATAAACTTAactgaaaaagtaaaaacaactttttagaaaattgatttattcTCCAAGTGATGGTTAACGCAAacaataactgacatgtttgtTCCTTTTTCTATAacctattaaaaacaaacattattatatttatatactggTTAATAACATATTGTGAtacttatcaaaaaaaaaaaaacgtaatcaACAGCGTGACTTTAACTTTCGGCTACTTTATTAAGGGTAAAAtacttttgtgtatttttttaaagatttctgaGAAATTTGTGATCTAATAGATTTACCATGACCAATAAATATCGTTGTACGTATATGTATAcatctatttttgtaaaactgctGAGATTTCTTACagttcaaaaaattgttaaaaaaaaactcgacCAGAATATTTCCTAAATAGCAACTATTTGCCACTCTATGTCCAACACCGACTTCGCTTAGTTCCTAAATTACCGGCCTCCAATATATCCAAGAGGAGAAAACCTGGCGAACGGCCGAAAtcatctataaaaataatataataaaataacacttcaaacatgtttttaatgattttttttcaattttcaggAATTCatatattaaatgtaaaataaactaaGTACccaaaatttattttgcaatgGATTACAAATATTCAGCAAATATTGAATATAACGAACGAGGCTTTCTTTTTCAGTGGGAACATCAGTAACTTATTTTTCTCAATAAAAACGCCACCCTAATGAATAAATGTTcgtatgtaaatatattgttgaaaatgttggtgttaaattaaataaatttctattcaaAATACATGAAATGTaaggaaaaaatgtaaatgtgtACATTAGTATAAGTAGATTAGAATTCAACACTGAGTCTTTTGTTCTTGTTTGTAGGAAACAAATCGTGTTACGAATATTGTCAAAccacatttttctatttttct
Proteins encoded:
- the LOC111683604 gene encoding piggyBac transposable element-derived protein 3-like yields the protein MGVNYYMSVFKYPSVRSYWSDYGFKPIMDSNIFKTQLINSHRRHRELPVEAMDSAYDRLYKIRPVITALNRNFKKVPMRARLCVDEQICATKIKHIYLKQYMHDKPHPWGDKLFLLCDDSGFCYSFEIYSGDDDHREENEPNLGASANVVVRLARSVPRFVNHVIFFDNYYTSVPLMVYLRTQGIYSIGTVRRPRLPLCKLSQKFANRSDSEGYVGTFHGIDVTTVAWNDNKVVTMASTMAGVKPYISTDSQTPKDTPTIERYNKKKKEMESIQCPNIVHEYNKYMGGVDLLDSSLGRSHIRIKSRKWTSRLIYHMCDIAIINAWILYKRHHVETNNVEPQKVLHEFVSEVAHCLTKSGTEIRMGKGRRSNLESEIIVKRPRPMCAALPPRDIRLDNIGHFPEFIKEGKPRCKNPKCTSLTKVRCQKCGINLCFSAENNCFYEFHQN